From one Microbulbifer sp. A4B17 genomic stretch:
- a CDS encoding 5'-nucleotidase, giving the protein MATRPDKLVIAISSRALFDLSDSHRVFEEQGLHAFSHYQVERENDILNKGDAFLLVEKFLKINELLEGEPRVEVILLSRNSADTGLRVFNSIEHYGLDITRAAFCNGESPYRYIGPFGCNLFLSADGADVRLALEQGVAAATLVAGASRENQNDVLRFAFDGDAVIFSDEAEQIYKREGLAAFTEAERMSAQKPLGGGPFKGFLEALQRLQAEFEMDTCPIRTALVTARSAPAHERVIRTLRAWDIRVDESVFLGGLPKGEFLRAFGADVFFDDQPSHCASAAEHVATGHVPHGIANIEA; this is encoded by the coding sequence ATGGCTACACGCCCCGACAAGTTAGTAATCGCTATTTCCTCCCGGGCTCTATTTGATCTTAGTGATAGCCATAGAGTCTTTGAGGAGCAGGGCTTGCATGCCTTCTCTCATTATCAGGTTGAGCGGGAAAATGACATACTGAACAAGGGGGATGCTTTCCTCTTGGTAGAAAAATTCCTGAAGATCAATGAGCTTCTTGAGGGAGAGCCTAGAGTCGAGGTGATTCTACTTTCAAGAAATAGCGCAGATACTGGGTTGCGAGTATTCAACTCCATAGAGCATTACGGTCTGGATATAACAAGAGCCGCTTTTTGTAATGGTGAAAGCCCGTATCGTTATATCGGCCCTTTTGGTTGCAATCTGTTTCTTTCCGCAGATGGTGCCGATGTTCGTTTGGCTTTGGAGCAGGGGGTCGCTGCCGCAACCCTGGTAGCGGGGGCGAGTCGCGAGAACCAGAATGATGTTTTGCGGTTTGCATTCGATGGTGATGCCGTGATCTTCTCAGATGAGGCTGAGCAAATCTACAAAAGAGAGGGGTTGGCGGCCTTTACTGAAGCCGAACGCATGTCGGCACAGAAACCCCTGGGCGGTGGGCCTTTCAAAGGGTTTCTCGAAGCACTGCAGCGATTGCAGGCAGAATTTGAAATGGATACCTGCCCCATTCGAACGGCTCTGGTCACCGCTCGTTCCGCGCCGGCCCACGAGCGTGTTATCAGAACCTTGCGAGCCTGGGATATCCGGGTGGATGAGTCGGTTTTTTTGGGGGGATTGCCAAAAGGCGAGTTTTTGCGAGCCTTTGGTGCTGATGTTTTCTTCGATGATCAGCCCAGCCACTGCGCCTCTGCCGCCGAACATGTAGCGACGGGACATGTTCCTCATGGAATAGCCAATATCGAGGCCTAG
- a CDS encoding M4 family metallopeptidase — protein MKYSLGVASTLALAISAQAAERIPVTPDLLSNQSLASIAGSDMKLKMVRERTLPNGRTVARYQQTHKGIPVWGKTVTSAKHGLSQKIKGHVLSGLELEVPTARATIDADNAIERAMTHQLNLRSQKGSTNRALSMPALKLNAQNKNKELYVYVDENDQARLAYLVNWVEYGEEPTRPFYFIDALTGEVIKQWDGLAFQDATGPGGNEKTGRYEYGTDYPALEVDNSCSMSTDNVETVDLNHGTSGGSIFSFTCPENDYKEINGAYSPLNDAHFFGNVVFNMYSDWYGTSPLTQKLRMRVHYSNNYENAFWDGSQMTFGDGYTTFHPLVSLDVSSHEVSHGFTEQNSNLTYANQSGGINEAFSDMAGEAAEYYMKGTNDWMVGADIYKASGALRYMDDPTQDGRSIGHADDYYNGMDVHYSSGVFNRAFYLIATSSGWNTQSAFDIFVLANQTYWNASTDFVEGACGAVSAAEDLGYDTATVIAAFDTVGVATSSCSDDGGSETEGWEETNLSGRRNSWQHFTLDVPSGASSLTVDMSGGNGDGDLYVRYGATPTTSNWDCRPYVTGNDESCSFSNPAAGTWYISIQGYTSYRQVTLSAQSQ, from the coding sequence ATGAAATATTCATTAGGAGTAGCAAGCACGCTCGCATTGGCCATTAGCGCCCAGGCTGCGGAACGTATCCCCGTCACACCAGACCTGCTTTCCAATCAGTCACTGGCTTCAATTGCCGGCTCTGACATGAAGTTGAAAATGGTACGCGAACGCACACTTCCCAATGGAAGAACTGTTGCGAGATATCAGCAAACTCACAAAGGCATTCCTGTTTGGGGAAAAACAGTCACCAGTGCCAAACACGGTTTATCTCAAAAAATAAAAGGGCATGTGCTATCGGGGCTTGAACTTGAAGTCCCCACCGCGAGAGCCACTATTGATGCCGATAACGCAATAGAACGAGCCATGACTCATCAGTTGAATTTGCGTTCACAAAAAGGTTCTACCAATCGGGCACTGTCTATGCCCGCGTTAAAACTCAATGCGCAAAACAAAAATAAAGAACTTTATGTTTACGTTGACGAAAATGACCAGGCACGTTTGGCTTATCTGGTAAACTGGGTGGAATATGGAGAAGAGCCAACCAGGCCCTTCTATTTTATTGACGCGCTCACCGGAGAGGTAATTAAGCAATGGGACGGTTTGGCATTCCAGGATGCTACAGGTCCTGGCGGCAATGAAAAAACCGGACGCTATGAATACGGGACTGACTATCCTGCCTTGGAGGTGGATAACAGCTGTTCCATGAGCACCGATAATGTCGAAACTGTGGATTTGAACCACGGTACCAGTGGCGGTAGTATTTTCTCCTTCACCTGCCCCGAGAACGATTACAAAGAGATCAACGGTGCATACTCCCCCCTTAATGATGCCCACTTCTTTGGCAATGTAGTTTTCAATATGTACAGTGACTGGTATGGAACATCGCCACTCACACAGAAATTGAGAATGCGCGTTCACTATAGTAACAACTACGAGAATGCATTCTGGGATGGCAGCCAGATGACATTCGGTGATGGCTATACAACTTTCCACCCACTGGTCAGCCTGGATGTATCCTCCCATGAAGTAAGCCACGGCTTTACTGAGCAAAACTCAAACCTGACCTATGCCAATCAATCTGGCGGCATCAACGAGGCCTTTTCCGATATGGCCGGTGAAGCTGCCGAGTACTATATGAAAGGCACTAATGATTGGATGGTGGGAGCCGATATTTATAAGGCCAGTGGTGCGCTCCGCTATATGGACGACCCCACCCAGGACGGTCGATCTATTGGCCATGCAGATGACTACTACAATGGCATGGATGTGCACTACAGTTCAGGCGTATTTAACCGGGCCTTTTATCTGATCGCCACCTCAAGTGGCTGGAACACCCAGAGCGCCTTCGATATTTTTGTATTGGCCAACCAAACCTATTGGAATGCAAGTACAGACTTTGTTGAGGGTGCCTGTGGTGCCGTGTCTGCAGCTGAAGATCTCGGCTATGATACCGCAACAGTTATAGCCGCATTCGATACTGTGGGCGTAGCTACCAGCAGCTGTAGTGATGACGGGGGTTCAGAAACTGAAGGCTGGGAAGAGACCAATCTATCCGGACGCCGCAATAGCTGGCAACACTTCACCCTGGATGTACCTTCCGGTGCTTCGTCTTTGACCGTAGATATGTCTGGGGGTAATGGTGATGGCGACCTGTATGTCCGCTATGGCGCTACACCAACTACCAGTAACTGGGACTGCCGACCCTATGTAACAGGTAATGATGAAAGCTGCAGCTTCAGCAATCCAGCTGCTGGCACCTGGTATATCAGTATTCAAGGTTATACCTCGTACAGACAAGTAACACTCTCCGCCCAAAGCCAGTAA
- a CDS encoding FAD-binding oxidoreductase codes for MKALHGHTDSYYAATANDPQEYPHLEGEVEADVCIVGGGYTGLSSALHLAERGYRVVLLEAERIGWGASGRNGGHVGVGQRRGQGDLEAMLGFETAKQFWDLSIEAVQLVESLIVRHQIQCDLKRGIMHLAAKVSHDKYLKDEAKKLREKYGYRQVEYIDKEEAQKLVGSKRYLGAQMDLGSLHLHPLNFALGLSQAGASAGVRFFERSSVQGYSRVPPFRVKTARGQVKAEKLVIACNGYLENLEPRLTGRIMPINNFILATEPLSEDLASELIANDFAVQDTLFIINYWKLSGDNRLIFGGGENYTKRFPKDIRNFVRRYMLKVYPQLKNVGIDFGWGGTLAITMNRMPCMGQLNPGLYYSQGYSGHGVPTATFAGKLLADAIYSESEGYKVFSALPKIDFPGGTLLRWPGLVLGMLYHSLLDRIGY; via the coding sequence ATGAAAGCGTTGCATGGGCACACGGATTCCTATTATGCCGCGACAGCTAACGATCCCCAGGAATATCCACATCTGGAGGGGGAGGTAGAAGCGGATGTCTGTATCGTGGGTGGTGGCTATACCGGGCTCTCCAGTGCGTTGCACTTGGCTGAACGTGGATATCGTGTCGTACTTCTGGAAGCTGAGCGGATTGGTTGGGGAGCGTCAGGTCGGAACGGTGGGCATGTCGGTGTTGGGCAAAGGAGAGGTCAAGGTGATCTGGAAGCTATGCTCGGATTCGAAACCGCCAAGCAGTTCTGGGATTTGAGTATCGAGGCTGTTCAGTTGGTGGAGAGTCTTATTGTCAGACATCAGATTCAATGTGACTTAAAGCGCGGAATTATGCACCTTGCGGCGAAGGTCAGTCACGATAAATACCTGAAAGATGAAGCAAAAAAACTCAGAGAGAAATATGGATACAGGCAAGTAGAATATATAGATAAAGAGGAAGCTCAGAAGCTTGTGGGTAGCAAGCGATATCTTGGCGCGCAGATGGATTTGGGCTCATTGCATCTGCACCCCCTCAATTTTGCTTTGGGTCTTTCTCAAGCTGGTGCCTCGGCTGGAGTCAGGTTTTTTGAGCGTAGTAGCGTGCAGGGCTATTCGAGAGTTCCTCCCTTCAGGGTTAAAACTGCGAGGGGGCAAGTAAAAGCAGAAAAGCTGGTTATAGCCTGTAACGGCTATTTAGAAAATCTGGAGCCTCGCTTGACGGGGCGCATAATGCCTATTAATAACTTTATATTGGCAACAGAACCCTTGTCGGAAGACCTTGCAAGCGAACTTATCGCCAATGATTTTGCGGTGCAAGATACCTTATTTATTATCAATTATTGGAAACTATCTGGTGACAACCGGTTAATTTTTGGCGGGGGAGAAAATTATACCAAGCGTTTTCCGAAAGATATTCGTAACTTCGTGCGTAGGTATATGTTGAAAGTTTACCCTCAGCTGAAAAATGTTGGCATTGACTTCGGTTGGGGGGGAACGTTGGCCATAACTATGAATCGAATGCCCTGTATGGGGCAGTTAAACCCGGGTTTGTATTATAGTCAGGGGTATTCCGGGCACGGAGTGCCAACTGCAACTTTTGCCGGCAAGCTTCTGGCCGATGCAATTTATAGTGAGAGTGAAGGCTATAAAGTGTTTTCAGCGCTTCCCAAAATTGATTTTCCCGGCGGGACTTTACTGAGGTGGCCGGGTTTGGTGTTGGGGATGCTTTATCATAGTTTGCTGGACCGGATTGGATATTAA
- a CDS encoding glutamine synthetase family protein, translating into MDKITTWLANHNIAEVECLVPDMSGNARGKFTPTDKFLTQDSRLPESILVQTVTGDYVDEHNELVDPADTDMLLIPDPNSVRLNPWANDPTAQIIHDCHSRDGSPHPISTRNILKFVLEKYADRGWKPTVAPEVEFYLVKRNLDPDEKLSAPVGRSGRTEKTRQSYSIDAANEYEPIIEDMYDFCEAQGLDVDTLIHESGTAQMEINFLHGDPLQLADQVFTFKRTVRETALRHGIYATFMAKPMEDEPGSALHLHQSVEDRKTGKNIFVDNNGKESNNFLYFIGGMQKYTPGFISFFAPNVNSYRRFTPEMAAPTSLHWGYDNRTTGLRVPDSSAQSKRLENRFPGADCNPYLAIAASLACGYLGMTNKVAPSAPYQGDCSKEAITLPRTQEHALTLLSDCDEATEMFGIKFIKAWSAIKRNEYEEFNRVISSWEREFLLLNV; encoded by the coding sequence ATGGATAAAATTACGACCTGGCTGGCAAACCACAACATTGCAGAAGTCGAGTGCCTTGTTCCCGACATGTCAGGTAACGCCAGGGGAAAATTCACTCCTACCGACAAATTCTTAACTCAAGATAGTCGCCTGCCTGAAAGTATTCTGGTGCAAACCGTTACCGGAGACTATGTCGACGAACACAATGAGCTCGTTGATCCCGCAGACACCGATATGCTTCTAATACCAGATCCGAACTCGGTGCGTTTGAACCCTTGGGCCAACGATCCAACAGCACAAATCATCCATGACTGTCATTCTCGCGATGGATCTCCACACCCTATCAGCACCCGAAATATCTTAAAGTTTGTCCTCGAAAAATATGCGGACAGAGGATGGAAACCTACTGTCGCTCCGGAAGTTGAATTTTACCTTGTAAAAAGAAACCTGGACCCGGACGAAAAACTGTCGGCACCTGTAGGAAGGTCAGGACGCACAGAAAAAACCCGACAGTCCTACAGTATTGACGCAGCCAATGAATACGAACCCATTATTGAGGATATGTATGATTTCTGCGAAGCCCAAGGGCTTGATGTCGATACACTGATTCACGAATCAGGCACAGCGCAGATGGAAATTAACTTTCTGCACGGTGACCCTTTGCAGCTGGCGGACCAGGTTTTTACTTTTAAACGCACGGTGCGCGAAACAGCTTTGCGACACGGTATTTATGCAACGTTTATGGCAAAGCCCATGGAGGATGAGCCGGGAAGCGCCCTACATCTCCACCAGAGCGTAGAGGACAGAAAAACCGGAAAAAACATTTTTGTCGATAACAACGGAAAAGAGAGCAATAATTTCCTGTATTTTATTGGCGGCATGCAGAAATACACCCCAGGATTTATTAGTTTTTTTGCTCCAAACGTAAATTCTTATCGCCGTTTTACACCTGAAATGGCTGCACCCACCAGCCTCCATTGGGGTTACGACAACCGAACAACAGGCCTGCGAGTTCCCGATAGTTCAGCGCAAAGTAAACGCCTTGAAAATCGTTTTCCTGGCGCCGATTGCAATCCCTACCTTGCTATAGCTGCGTCCCTTGCCTGTGGATATTTGGGAATGACCAATAAAGTCGCACCGAGCGCACCTTACCAGGGCGACTGCTCCAAAGAGGCAATTACCCTTCCCCGAACTCAGGAACACGCTCTAACACTTTTATCAGATTGCGATGAAGCGACAGAAATGTTTGGCATAAAATTCATAAAAGCCTGGAGCGCAATCAAGCGAAATGAATACGAGGAATTCAACCGGGTAATCAGCTCATGGGAGAGGGAATTTCTATTATTAAATGTATAA
- a CDS encoding M4 family metallopeptidase, producing MKHFVGLSCTLAMAISAHAVERVPATADMLSPQTLAASGGSDMALEKVRERTLVNGKTVARYQQTHKGIPVYGQTVTSSGQGLITEVRGNVITGLELEVPNIKAFINEENAIERAMDHQINWRAQQGVIQGALSVQALKLEAHNPKKKLYVYIDEQDNARLAYLVNWVEYGDEPTRPFYFIDAMTGEVLKHWDGLNFAQNATGPGGNAKTGRYEYGTDYPYMIVDDSCAMDTDNVETVDMNHSTSGGSVHSFTCPDNDYKSINGAYSPLNDAHFFGGVVFDLYSDWYNTSPLTQKLRMRVHYSNNYENAFWDGSQMTFGDGQSYFYPLVSLDVSAHEVSHGFTEQNSDLNYYNQSGGINEAFSDIAGEAAEYYMRGSNDWLVGAEIFKSSGALRYFEDPTDDGSSIGHADDYYNGMDVHYSSGVFNRAFYLLANTSGWNTRTAFDPFVLANQMYWSANTDFEDGACGVFSAASDLGYDTDDVVAAFSTVGVSTSSCGGGGGGGGGNEGGELENGVTETDIEGSSGDEVHFTLDVPADATGLSFAMSGGSGDADLYVRFGNAPTTSTYDCRPYTSGNNETCDIADADLQGGTYYVMVRGYSSFSDVTLVGSYTGGGGGGGGSDSWEETNLSGSRNSWLHFTIEVASGASTLSAVMEGGSGDADLYVRHSQEPTRTAYDCRPYQWGNDESCTISNPDAGTWYISIRAYSAYSGVTLSASTE from the coding sequence ATGAAGCATTTTGTAGGATTAAGCTGCACTTTAGCCATGGCTATTAGTGCACATGCCGTTGAGCGTGTACCCGCAACAGCGGATATGCTCTCACCGCAAACTTTAGCTGCCAGCGGCGGGTCGGATATGGCGCTCGAGAAAGTTCGTGAGCGCACTCTCGTCAATGGCAAAACCGTAGCCCGCTATCAACAGACTCACAAAGGCATTCCTGTCTACGGCCAAACAGTAACCAGCTCCGGGCAGGGTCTGATTACTGAGGTTCGCGGCAATGTCATCACTGGGCTGGAACTGGAAGTACCCAATATCAAAGCATTTATCAATGAAGAAAATGCTATTGAGCGGGCAATGGATCACCAGATCAACTGGCGCGCGCAGCAGGGCGTTATCCAGGGAGCTTTGTCAGTTCAAGCTTTGAAGCTGGAAGCACATAACCCCAAAAAGAAACTCTACGTCTATATCGATGAGCAAGACAATGCTCGCTTGGCCTACCTGGTCAACTGGGTTGAGTACGGCGATGAACCCACACGCCCCTTCTACTTTATCGATGCGATGACCGGTGAAGTCCTCAAGCATTGGGACGGCTTGAACTTTGCACAAAATGCGACAGGCCCAGGGGGCAACGCAAAGACCGGGCGCTACGAGTATGGTACTGATTACCCCTACATGATTGTTGATGACAGCTGTGCCATGGATACGGACAATGTAGAAACCGTTGATATGAACCACAGCACGAGTGGCGGCAGCGTTCACTCGTTTACCTGCCCAGACAATGACTATAAGTCAATCAACGGCGCTTATTCACCACTCAATGATGCACACTTCTTTGGCGGTGTCGTCTTTGATCTCTATAGCGACTGGTATAACACATCCCCTCTCACACAAAAACTGAGAATGCGGGTGCACTACAGCAACAACTACGAGAATGCCTTCTGGGATGGCAGCCAGATGACATTTGGTGATGGCCAGAGCTACTTCTATCCACTGGTTAGCCTCGATGTTTCCGCTCACGAAGTCAGCCACGGCTTTACCGAGCAAAACTCTGACTTGAATTACTACAATCAATCCGGCGGTATCAATGAAGCCTTCTCTGATATTGCCGGTGAAGCTGCCGAGTACTATATGCGCGGCAGCAATGACTGGTTGGTAGGGGCCGAAATCTTTAAGTCCAGCGGAGCACTCCGCTACTTTGAAGATCCAACTGACGATGGCAGCTCCATCGGACATGCCGATGATTACTACAACGGCATGGACGTGCACTACAGCTCCGGCGTCTTCAATCGGGCTTTCTACCTACTGGCTAACACCAGTGGCTGGAATACCCGCACAGCATTCGACCCCTTTGTTCTTGCCAACCAGATGTATTGGAGTGCCAATACTGATTTTGAAGATGGTGCCTGTGGTGTTTTCTCTGCGGCATCAGATTTAGGTTACGACACTGATGACGTTGTTGCCGCATTCTCCACGGTAGGCGTTTCCACCAGCAGCTGTGGTGGTGGTGGCGGTGGTGGTGGTGGTAACGAAGGCGGAGAATTAGAAAACGGAGTCACCGAGACCGACATTGAAGGTAGCAGCGGTGATGAAGTTCACTTCACCCTGGATGTACCCGCAGATGCCACAGGCCTGTCTTTTGCAATGTCAGGCGGAAGCGGTGATGCCGACCTCTATGTTCGCTTTGGCAATGCTCCAACCACCAGTACATATGATTGCCGTCCGTACACTTCAGGCAACAATGAAACTTGTGATATCGCTGACGCTGATCTACAGGGCGGAACCTATTACGTCATGGTGCGCGGCTACTCCTCCTTCTCCGATGTCACCCTGGTAGGCAGTTACACCGGTGGTGGTGGTGGCGGTGGTGGTAGCGACAGCTGGGAAGAAACCAACCTTTCCGGTTCCCGCAACAGCTGGCTGCACTTCACCATTGAGGTTGCCAGTGGAGCCTCTACTCTTAGCGCCGTAATGGAAGGTGGCAGCGGGGATGCAGATCTCTACGTCCGCCACAGCCAAGAGCCTACCCGTACAGCGTACGACTGCCGTCCCTATCAGTGGGGCAATGACGAAAGCTGCACCATCAGTAATCCGGATGCTGGAACCTGGTATATCAGTATCCGCGCTTACTCTGCCTACTCTGGCGTTACCCTGAGTGCAAGCACTGAGTAA
- a CDS encoding sodium:alanine symporter family protein, giving the protein MDSFNNLLLLIDGMLGSAPWFPWVLLGVGFFFTIYLGFPQFRYFGHAIKIVRGKYDKPGDPGDTSHFQALATALSGTVGTGNIGGVGLAIFLGGPAALFWMWMTAFLGMTTKFVEVTLSHKYRIKAADGYYAGGPMFYMERRLNMKWLAVLFAIATVICSFGTGSLPQVNNIAQAMHDSFGVEKALTGGILAILLGMVIIGGITRIAKVTSTIVPTMAVIYVVGALAVIIYNYENILPSFGAVFRDAFTGSAAVGGFLGASFAYAFNRGVNRGLFSNEAGQGSAPIAHAAARADEPVSEGMVSLLEPFIDTIIICTLTGLVILSSGVWTEKHENLFEGADTYVVAGSYDEKNTQDVEQLFKYLSNQPSDVKAYNGSVVVTDGHPLNSQDFTLIHARSIAEDLDFRVGEDSFSGVLDVKNGKFANEDVDIWGKSLVHSVALTNLAFQRGYFGEYGGLIVTLGILLFAFSTAIAWSYYGDRSMIYLFGPKAVMPYRIVYVIAFFWAAIEDTTVIWNLSAVAIVIMTLPNLFGISVLAKEMKDTVKDYWKDPSHK; this is encoded by the coding sequence TTGGATTCCTTTAACAATCTGCTGTTGTTAATCGACGGCATGCTCGGCTCAGCACCTTGGTTTCCTTGGGTGTTGCTTGGAGTCGGTTTCTTTTTCACCATTTATCTTGGTTTTCCGCAGTTCCGCTATTTTGGACATGCGATCAAGATTGTACGCGGTAAGTACGACAAGCCCGGTGACCCGGGTGATACCTCCCACTTCCAGGCACTGGCCACAGCACTTTCAGGTACCGTCGGAACCGGTAATATCGGCGGCGTTGGTTTAGCCATCTTCCTCGGTGGTCCGGCTGCGTTATTCTGGATGTGGATGACTGCTTTCCTGGGTATGACCACAAAGTTTGTGGAAGTAACCCTGTCCCATAAATACCGTATTAAAGCGGCGGATGGTTACTACGCAGGTGGCCCCATGTTTTACATGGAGCGCCGCCTGAATATGAAATGGCTTGCAGTACTCTTTGCTATTGCCACCGTTATCTGTTCATTTGGTACCGGCAGCTTACCTCAGGTAAACAATATTGCTCAGGCAATGCACGATTCCTTTGGCGTTGAGAAAGCGTTGACCGGCGGGATCCTGGCGATTCTGCTTGGTATGGTAATTATTGGCGGCATTACCCGAATTGCCAAAGTGACCTCCACCATCGTTCCCACTATGGCAGTAATCTACGTGGTTGGTGCCCTGGCCGTTATTATCTACAACTACGAAAATATCCTGCCGTCTTTTGGTGCTGTTTTCCGCGATGCCTTCACCGGTAGTGCGGCTGTAGGTGGGTTCCTGGGTGCCAGCTTCGCCTATGCCTTTAACCGAGGTGTGAACCGTGGTCTCTTCTCAAACGAAGCGGGTCAGGGTTCTGCACCTATTGCTCACGCCGCCGCCCGTGCCGATGAGCCGGTTTCTGAAGGCATGGTTTCCCTGTTGGAACCCTTTATCGATACCATCATTATTTGTACCTTGACTGGACTTGTGATCCTTTCTTCCGGTGTTTGGACCGAAAAACATGAGAACCTGTTTGAAGGTGCAGATACTTACGTTGTAGCTGGCAGCTACGATGAGAAGAATACCCAGGATGTAGAGCAGTTATTCAAGTATTTGAGTAACCAGCCCAGCGATGTTAAAGCCTACAACGGTTCTGTGGTTGTAACCGATGGTCACCCCTTGAACAGCCAGGACTTTACCCTGATCCACGCGCGCTCTATTGCTGAAGACCTGGATTTCCGGGTAGGTGAGGACAGCTTCAGCGGTGTCCTGGATGTGAAAAATGGTAAGTTTGCCAATGAGGATGTGGATATCTGGGGTAAATCCCTGGTGCACTCTGTGGCCCTGACCAATCTTGCTTTCCAGCGCGGTTACTTTGGTGAATACGGTGGTTTAATCGTTACTCTGGGTATTCTGTTGTTTGCTTTCTCAACAGCTATTGCCTGGTCTTACTACGGCGACCGTTCAATGATCTATCTGTTCGGACCTAAGGCAGTGATGCCTTACCGAATCGTATACGTAATTGCTTTCTTCTGGGCTGCTATTGAGGACACCACTGTTATTTGGAACCTCTCTGCGGTAGCCATTGTGATTATGACCTTGCCCAACTTGTTTGGTATTAGTGTGTTGGCCAAGGAGATGAAGGATACCGTGAAGGATTACTGGAAAGACCCAAGCCATAAATAA
- a CDS encoding D-cysteine desulfhydrase family protein, with protein sequence MLNSLPIDLPERLCLANLPTPLQSLDRISDLYSLPYGGPRIWMKRDDLTESGMSGNKLRKLEFVAAEARSKGAQVLITCGGIQSNHCRTTALVGARLGFRVQLILRGESPSIPDGNLLLGQLAGAETAFYSPKEYSRDLPTLFANWATENLSRGQKSFCIPTGASDGLGIWGYIAASQELLADCSDRGFVPDHILCATGSGGTQAGLTLGCHLLQANAKVTGFAVCDSASYFQAKVREDILQWAARSGIPIDLKSLEVLVNADYRGPAYGVAEPGVYQTIRELAHMEGVLLDPVYTGKAFHGLLQELKKGKYRGSDNLIFIHTGGQFGLFPYRDHFPLAAE encoded by the coding sequence GTGCTTAATAGCCTGCCAATAGATTTGCCTGAGAGGCTATGTCTGGCAAACCTGCCAACACCACTGCAGTCACTGGATCGTATCAGCGATCTCTACTCCCTTCCTTATGGAGGGCCCAGAATTTGGATGAAGAGGGACGACCTTACCGAGTCTGGTATGTCTGGCAACAAACTGCGCAAGCTTGAGTTTGTTGCCGCTGAGGCCCGTTCAAAAGGTGCTCAGGTTTTAATTACCTGCGGTGGAATACAATCCAACCACTGTCGTACCACTGCATTGGTAGGGGCCCGTTTGGGATTCAGGGTTCAGCTGATTCTGAGAGGTGAAAGCCCCTCAATACCGGATGGCAATCTTTTACTGGGTCAACTTGCGGGCGCTGAGACTGCTTTTTATTCTCCAAAAGAGTATTCCCGAGATTTACCGACCCTGTTTGCTAACTGGGCAACGGAGAACCTGTCTCGGGGACAGAAGTCTTTTTGTATCCCTACCGGGGCCAGTGACGGTCTGGGGATCTGGGGTTATATCGCCGCCTCCCAGGAATTATTAGCCGATTGCTCTGATAGGGGGTTTGTTCCCGACCATATATTGTGCGCAACTGGCAGCGGTGGAACCCAAGCGGGTTTGACCTTGGGGTGCCACTTACTGCAGGCAAACGCTAAAGTAACGGGCTTCGCCGTTTGCGACAGCGCGAGTTATTTTCAAGCAAAGGTGCGTGAAGACATTTTACAGTGGGCGGCCAGGTCGGGAATCCCTATCGATTTGAAGTCCCTCGAAGTTTTGGTCAATGCCGACTACAGGGGGCCTGCCTATGGGGTGGCGGAGCCGGGGGTTTATCAAACTATTAGAGAGCTGGCTCATATGGAGGGGGTTCTTCTCGATCCAGTCTACACCGGCAAAGCTTTTCATGGCCTGTTACAAGAGTTAAAGAAAGGAAAATACAGGGGATCAGACAACCTGATTTTTATCCATACCGGTGGTCAGTTTGGCCTCTTTCCCTACCGGGACCACTTCCCTCTAGCGGCCGAATAA
- the yajC gene encoding preprotein translocase subunit YajC — MSFFIPSAMAQEAAPAPQGNPMITLLMFAGLFAFMWFFIIRPQRKRQKEHQELVGALKKGDEVVMSSGMLGRVDKVDEDYIVLEVADNMSLKFQKVAVHAVLPKGTIKKI; from the coding sequence ATGAGCTTTTTTATCCCCTCCGCTATGGCACAGGAAGCGGCGCCGGCACCACAGGGTAATCCAATGATAACCCTGCTGATGTTTGCGGGTTTGTTTGCATTCATGTGGTTTTTTATTATTCGCCCTCAGCGTAAGCGTCAGAAGGAGCACCAGGAGTTGGTTGGCGCTCTGAAAAAGGGCGATGAAGTCGTGATGAGCAGCGGTATGCTGGGTCGCGTTGACAAGGTCGACGAGGATTACATCGTACTGGAAGTTGCAGACAACATGTCTCTGAAGTTCCAAAAAGTCGCTGTGCATGCAGTATTACCGAAGGGTACGATTAAAAAGATCTGA